The Deltaproteobacteria bacterium genome includes a window with the following:
- the erpA gene encoding iron-sulfur cluster insertion protein ErpA, whose amino-acid sequence MHDEEVHIQAPEGVALALTDIAVEKVKEVMGREGLKGGGLRISIVGGGCSGFQYNLGLDESPRDDDTIIEQDGVRLFLDPISQQYVYGTVIDYVNGLHGAGFKFVNPNAARTCGCGSSFSTEGE is encoded by the coding sequence ATGCACGATGAAGAAGTTCATATTCAGGCTCCTGAAGGAGTCGCTCTAGCTCTTACTGATATTGCTGTAGAAAAAGTCAAAGAAGTAATGGGTCGCGAAGGGTTGAAAGGCGGTGGGCTACGTATCTCCATTGTTGGGGGAGGCTGCTCTGGTTTTCAATATAACCTCGGTCTTGATGAGAGTCCGCGTGACGATGATACGATCATCGAGCAAGATGGGGTGAGACTTTTTCTTGACCCGATTAGTCAACAGTATGTGTATGGGACGGTCATCGACTACGTGAATGGCCTCCACGGGGCGGGCTTCAAGTTTGTTAATCCTAATGCCGCACGCACCTGTGGCTGTGGGTCGTCGTTTTCGACTGAAGGTGAATAA
- the queG gene encoding tRNA epoxyqueuosine(34) reductase QueG — MSSSQTIGLSLEIRFHPQRVNPFGRVSPSCYTKAVSLEQHIRNYAARLGFSLCGFTRLSPLPRERFFADWLAQGHAGEMAYLGRDSQRRLDPLSYFPEATSVICLGYPYSPPALPEVDWRSELRGRIAAYAAGEDYHDIIQAKLKTFDALLRENLPGLWARSYVDTGPLFEREWAYRSGLGWFGKNTMLLHKGAGSWFFLAEILVSIELEGDGIPQAYCGTCTRCLTDCPTNALEEGYILKAPLCISYLTIEHRGPIPHELRPKIGNWIFGCDVCQDVCPWNKKFSQPRNDLVEELFPSLSELMQLDEARFRARFGRSALRRTKRRGLLRNVAVALGNSGNPAAIRPLRLALDDPEPLVRSHAAWALGQLQDKEARIALDEQFRRDEDEQVRREIMLALHG, encoded by the coding sequence ATGTCCTCCTCGCAGACAATCGGACTATCTTTAGAGATAAGGTTTCACCCTCAGAGAGTCAATCCCTTTGGCCGCGTGAGTCCTTCATGCTACACCAAAGCCGTGTCGTTAGAGCAACACATTCGCAACTATGCTGCACGTTTAGGCTTCTCACTGTGTGGATTTACGCGATTGTCTCCCCTCCCCCGCGAACGGTTCTTTGCTGACTGGCTCGCTCAAGGGCACGCGGGCGAAATGGCGTACCTCGGTCGAGATTCGCAACGCCGTCTTGATCCTCTTTCGTACTTTCCTGAAGCCACAAGTGTCATTTGTCTTGGCTATCCATACTCGCCTCCCGCTCTCCCGGAAGTCGATTGGCGTTCCGAGTTACGTGGCCGTATCGCTGCCTATGCCGCTGGTGAGGATTACCACGACATCATTCAAGCGAAGCTGAAAACCTTTGACGCACTTCTCCGTGAAAATCTTCCAGGTCTCTGGGCACGATCGTATGTGGACACCGGCCCTCTCTTCGAGCGCGAGTGGGCATACCGCAGTGGATTGGGATGGTTTGGCAAAAACACCATGCTGCTCCACAAAGGCGCTGGCTCGTGGTTTTTTCTCGCTGAAATTCTGGTCAGTATTGAACTCGAAGGAGACGGCATTCCCCAAGCGTATTGCGGCACCTGTACCCGTTGCCTCACGGACTGCCCTACCAACGCACTGGAAGAAGGCTATATCCTCAAAGCGCCACTCTGTATTTCGTATCTCACGATCGAGCATCGCGGTCCAATTCCGCACGAGCTACGTCCCAAGATAGGCAACTGGATTTTCGGCTGCGATGTTTGCCAAGACGTGTGTCCCTGGAACAAAAAGTTTTCTCAGCCACGAAACGACCTCGTCGAGGAATTATTTCCTTCGCTGAGCGAACTCATGCAACTTGATGAAGCAAGATTTCGTGCGCGGTTTGGTCGTAGTGCGCTTCGTCGCACCAAGCGACGTGGGTTGTTACGCAACGTCGCGGTTGCACTGGGAAACAGCGGAAATCCCGCAGCGATTCGGCCGTTGCGACTCGCGCTAGACGATCCAGAACCGTTGGTGCGCAGTCACGCAGCCTGGGCATTAGGACAATTGCAAGACAAGGAAGCAAGAATAGCATTGGACGAACAATTCCGGCGTGATGAAGATGAGCAGGTACGACGAGAAATCATGCTGGCATTGCATGGGTAG
- a CDS encoding rhodanese-like domain-containing protein, producing MKALLLLAALLFGIGTFPVIAEPTPNKLIHSDSFLKAATAVGELRKTRRVTEEQFIALAKQPGTIVLDARSAEKYRLRHIKGAVNLSLPDFTEETLTAVIPSKSATVLIYCNNNFLGDSLALPTKRPGRHSTSLHLPRCMIMVTPTCTNWVR from the coding sequence ATGAAAGCCCTCCTTCTTCTTGCTGCACTTCTTTTTGGTATTGGCACTTTCCCGGTGATAGCGGAACCGACCCCGAACAAGCTGATTCACTCCGATAGCTTTCTCAAAGCTGCAACTGCAGTGGGCGAACTGCGTAAAACCCGGCGCGTGACTGAAGAGCAGTTTATTGCTCTGGCAAAGCAGCCTGGGACCATCGTTCTTGATGCGCGCAGTGCAGAGAAATATCGCTTGCGGCATATCAAAGGTGCAGTGAATCTGAGTTTACCAGATTTTACTGAAGAGACGCTGACGGCTGTGATTCCAAGCAAGTCTGCAACTGTTCTTATCTACTGCAATAATAATTTTCTTGGCGATTCTCTTGCATTGCCCACAAAACGACCGGGTCGTCACTCAACCTCCCTACATTTACCGCGCTGTATGATTATGGTTACACCAACGTGTACGAATTGGGTCCGCTGA
- a CDS encoding copper oxidase, with protein MRFPSFLFITLLVILVRSVSAQPAAQESVAKDSEHAHHQHHVASHEHHGMQMDAGGMVMNENHDQQPRDCGAIAGEQKITVRAGTTYAQRFNGTIFAYDQHEWNIPPCTKVTVTLENEDSVRHQWMLHGLPRYLHPEGMFHLEVNGRGSKTGTFITPGAKKTYLVHCDVAQHMEKGMKAQLKVGGGDGNLPSIPGITAARYPETYANSSRKWAIVSASIVVLIAIELVLRLFWRKDMKNL; from the coding sequence ATGCGATTTCCCTCTTTTCTCTTCATTACACTGCTAGTCATTTTGGTACGGAGTGTTAGTGCGCAACCTGCGGCACAGGAGTCGGTGGCCAAAGATTCAGAGCATGCTCATCACCAACATCATGTTGCCTCTCACGAACATCATGGAATGCAGATGGATGCGGGTGGGATGGTGATGAATGAGAATCATGATCAACAGCCGCGTGATTGTGGTGCTATTGCAGGGGAGCAAAAGATTACCGTTCGTGCTGGGACCACGTATGCGCAACGGTTCAACGGGACCATCTTTGCCTATGATCAGCATGAGTGGAATATCCCGCCGTGTACGAAGGTGACTGTCACATTGGAGAACGAGGATTCAGTTCGTCATCAATGGATGCTCCACGGCCTGCCACGCTATCTTCATCCAGAAGGGATGTTTCATCTTGAGGTCAACGGACGGGGCAGTAAGACTGGGACATTCATCACACCTGGTGCGAAAAAGACCTATCTGGTCCATTGTGATGTGGCGCAGCACATGGAAAAGGGTATGAAAGCGCAGCTGAAAGTGGGCGGCGGTGATGGCAACCTTCCCAGTATTCCTGGTATTACGGCAGCGCGTTATCCCGAGACATATGCCAACAGTTCACGGAAATGGGCAATTGTCTCGGCGTCTATTGTCGTTTTGATTGCCATTGAGTTGGTTTTGCGACTCTTCTGGCGGAAGGACATGAAAAACTTGTAA
- a CDS encoding copper oxidase — translation MFISRALKFFLFLILLAAATTFLPRAWLPQFLQSYYTTWFGEPSYEPPPNSQKIAIQQAEPFCPDVHPEWRKQQEVEGVSIEESLACLPDNPWAVAAFVKGTNNVSMDTLMKSGLATDAVVLGEDKDGDGDPDVVMIKLEVAELNGRSPDMEEVIPAFSIAPGIQPGLWVFAPKIAGMATKNIETTEANEMLRAPSPVIRVEQGDTVQVVLENTHYFPHTIHFHGVDHPYSHHENHGNDGAPETSELPVMPGENRVYEFSQFARAGLHTGHGEVEPGKQRKFELAPRQPGTMFYHCHVQPQHHIHMGLQGMFVVEENRPNNWVQTLNIGAGHVRHRSVAVREKYVREYDLHFQDIDSQLNDLIKSTNDPRLMEQRMNRQYNIIKRSANYFLLNGRSFPYTFRESLIVAEQNEKIKLRVLSGGEDGLSLHPHGHKVTITHYDGVEHNPQAQITRDVVWLSAAQRVDLELNTTNDGLHSYGPGVWMIHDHKERAFTNDGMHPGGSMSAVVDRSYLDEKGWPKTHGVDWAPFFTPQYYRREIPVWTTYDPHGMFGEVSASTVGVGKAVLFGGIIGVLLGGLVVFLFSRKRG, via the coding sequence ATGTTTATTTCCCGTGCGCTGAAGTTTTTTCTCTTCCTTATCCTCCTAGCCGCTGCGACGACATTTCTACCGCGAGCTTGGCTGCCTCAATTTTTGCAGTCCTATTACACCACCTGGTTTGGTGAGCCCTCCTACGAACCTCCACCGAACAGTCAAAAAATCGCCATTCAACAAGCTGAACCGTTTTGTCCAGACGTCCATCCCGAGTGGCGTAAACAACAAGAAGTCGAAGGTGTCAGCATAGAGGAATCTCTTGCCTGCCTGCCTGATAATCCGTGGGCTGTTGCAGCGTTCGTCAAAGGAACGAACAACGTATCAATGGATACGTTGATGAAGTCAGGGTTAGCAACAGATGCTGTGGTGCTGGGTGAGGATAAAGACGGAGACGGCGATCCTGATGTCGTGATGATTAAGCTCGAAGTCGCAGAACTCAATGGTCGCTCGCCCGACATGGAGGAGGTTATTCCTGCGTTCTCTATTGCGCCAGGGATTCAGCCGGGGTTGTGGGTGTTTGCGCCAAAGATTGCCGGGATGGCGACGAAAAATATCGAAACGACCGAGGCCAATGAGATGCTGCGAGCACCGTCGCCGGTGATTCGCGTTGAACAGGGCGACACGGTACAGGTCGTGCTTGAGAACACGCACTACTTTCCTCATACCATCCACTTTCATGGTGTTGACCATCCCTATTCGCATCATGAGAATCATGGAAATGATGGTGCCCCGGAAACGAGTGAACTACCAGTGATGCCCGGTGAGAACCGCGTGTATGAATTTTCGCAGTTTGCCAGGGCAGGGTTGCATACGGGACATGGAGAAGTTGAACCAGGAAAACAGCGAAAATTCGAGCTGGCACCGCGACAGCCAGGCACGATGTTCTATCATTGCCATGTGCAACCGCAGCACCATATTCACATGGGGTTACAAGGCATGTTTGTGGTTGAAGAGAACCGTCCCAACAATTGGGTGCAAACGTTGAATATCGGGGCGGGGCACGTCCGTCATCGTTCGGTCGCAGTTCGTGAGAAATATGTGCGCGAATACGATCTGCATTTTCAGGACATCGATAGCCAGCTCAACGATCTGATTAAATCGACGAACGATCCGCGCCTGATGGAACAGCGGATGAACCGCCAATACAATATCATCAAACGCAGTGCGAACTATTTTCTCCTCAACGGGCGTTCGTTTCCCTATACGTTCCGCGAGTCGCTGATCGTGGCTGAACAGAATGAGAAGATCAAGTTGCGCGTGCTTTCTGGTGGGGAAGACGGGCTGTCTCTGCATCCCCACGGACATAAGGTGACGATTACCCATTACGATGGTGTCGAGCATAATCCGCAGGCACAGATTACGCGCGATGTTGTCTGGCTCAGTGCAGCTCAGCGCGTCGATCTTGAACTCAACACCACGAACGATGGCTTGCACAGCTATGGTCCAGGCGTATGGATGATTCATGATCATAAAGAGCGAGCTTTCACCAACGACGGCATGCATCCCGGTGGCAGTATGAGTGCGGTGGTCGATCGTTCCTATCTTGATGAAAAAGGGTGGCCGAAGACGCACGGAGTCGATTGGGCACCGTTCTTTACGCCACAGTATTACCGCCGTGAGATTCCAGTGTGGACCACCTATGACCCTCACGGCATGTTCGGAGAAGTGAGTGCTTCAACCGTGGGCGTGGGGAAGGCCGTTCTGTTTGGCGGAATCATTGGGGTACTGCTGGGAGGCCTTGTCGTTTTCTTGTTCTCGCGGAAACGTGGATAG